The proteins below are encoded in one region of Rhizobium sp. 9140:
- the cysG gene encoding siroheme synthase CysG, with product MERVSLLRSDATFPREGATARSGARVEALAKLPVFWGLDGKRVILAGGTEGACWKAELLAACGAEVHVYASGDALCDAFADMFQRHAEDHAAEHARGAFVHHPQAWTADIMSGAALAIADCEEEDEARAFYDAAIAAGVPVNVIDKPAFCQFQFGSIVNRSPVVVAISTDGAAPILAQAIRRRIETLLPQSIKGWSMLAQSLRDAVGARLHPGPERRAFWERFVDRAFTSVPTAQSAADLVAEADRLAAGRKDAHGGPALGKVTLVGAGPGDAELLTLKAVRALQAADVILFDDLVSGDVLELARREAKRMLVGKRGGRTSCKQEDINAMMVTFAKAGKTVVRLKSGDPMVFGRAGEEIACLEAHGIPVEVVPGITAASALASRLGVSLTHRDHTHAVRFITGHSRKGCLPTDVDWRACADPRTTTVFYMGGRKAPAIAERLMAEGMSGDMPVVIASNISRAEERRWHGTVSTMHIGIGEIGYDNPVLIGVGSVFPKAASESHAVPEDMELPVQRIAI from the coding sequence ATGGAACGCGTATCGCTGCTGCGGAGTGACGCAACCTTTCCCCGCGAAGGTGCGACAGCGAGGTCTGGTGCCCGCGTCGAGGCGCTGGCAAAACTCCCCGTCTTCTGGGGTCTGGACGGCAAGCGGGTCATCCTCGCCGGCGGCACGGAGGGGGCATGCTGGAAGGCGGAACTTCTCGCCGCCTGCGGCGCCGAGGTCCATGTATATGCCTCCGGCGATGCGCTCTGCGACGCCTTTGCCGATATGTTCCAGCGTCACGCAGAAGACCACGCTGCAGAACATGCGCGCGGCGCCTTCGTCCACCACCCGCAGGCGTGGACGGCAGACATCATGTCCGGTGCCGCCCTCGCTATCGCCGATTGTGAGGAAGAAGACGAGGCGCGTGCCTTCTACGATGCCGCGATTGCTGCCGGCGTGCCGGTCAATGTCATCGATAAGCCGGCTTTCTGCCAGTTCCAGTTCGGCTCCATCGTCAACCGCTCGCCGGTCGTCGTGGCGATCTCCACGGATGGCGCCGCGCCGATCCTGGCGCAGGCAATCCGCCGCCGTATCGAGACGCTGCTGCCGCAAAGCATCAAGGGCTGGTCGATGCTGGCGCAGTCGCTGCGCGATGCTGTCGGTGCGCGTCTGCATCCCGGCCCGGAGCGGCGCGCCTTCTGGGAGCGCTTCGTCGATCGGGCCTTCACCAGCGTTCCCACGGCGCAGAGCGCTGCGGATCTCGTCGCCGAGGCCGATCGACTGGCTGCCGGTCGCAAAGACGCGCATGGGGGGCCGGCTCTCGGCAAGGTGACGCTGGTCGGCGCCGGCCCGGGGGATGCGGAGCTGCTGACGCTGAAGGCCGTCCGCGCGCTTCAGGCCGCCGATGTCATCCTGTTTGACGATCTCGTTTCCGGGGATGTTCTGGAGCTCGCCCGTCGCGAGGCCAAGCGCATGCTGGTCGGCAAGCGCGGTGGCCGCACCAGTTGCAAGCAGGAGGACATCAACGCGATGATGGTCACCTTTGCCAAGGCCGGCAAGACCGTGGTGCGCCTGAAGAGCGGCGATCCCATGGTGTTCGGCCGGGCAGGGGAAGAGATCGCCTGTCTGGAGGCGCATGGCATTCCGGTGGAGGTCGTACCCGGCATCACCGCCGCCAGCGCGCTTGCCTCCCGCCTCGGCGTGTCCCTGACCCACCGCGATCACACGCACGCCGTCCGCTTCATCACCGGCCACTCGCGCAAAGGCTGCCTGCCGACCGATGTCGACTGGCGCGCCTGCGCCGACCCGCGCACCACGACGGTCTTCTACATGGGCGGACGCAAGGCCCCTGCCATCGCCGAGCGCCTGATGGCCGAGGGTATGTCCGGTGACATGCCGGTGGTCATCGCCTCCAACATCAGCCGTGCAGAGGAGCGACGCTGGCACGGCACCGTATCGACGATGCATATCGGCATCGGCGAAATCGGCTATGACAATCCGGTCCTGATCGGCGTCGGCAGCGTCTTTCCCAAGGCCGCCAGCGAGAGCCATGCGGTCCCGGAAGACATGGAGCTTCCCGTGCAGCGGATCGCTATTTAG
- a CDS encoding arsenate-mycothiol transferase ArsC: MAPGLEPRDDGASPPRSVLFMCGMNAIRSPMAEVLAKALLPPGTYIASAGVKTGERDPFVDVVLDELGLTAGRHEPHTLDQLEDDYFDMIVTLAPEAHHAALELTRSMAVDVEYWPTADPTATRGTRDQIVAAYRDVRDHLESLIRHRLLGQSPRKMP, from the coding sequence ATGGCGCCGGGGCTTGAACCGCGAGACGACGGCGCCAGTCCACCCCGGTCGGTGCTGTTCATGTGCGGCATGAATGCCATCCGCTCGCCCATGGCCGAGGTCTTGGCGAAGGCGCTTTTGCCGCCTGGCACCTATATCGCGTCCGCCGGCGTAAAGACCGGCGAGCGGGACCCCTTCGTCGATGTCGTGCTGGACGAGCTGGGCCTGACCGCCGGTCGCCACGAGCCGCACACGCTGGACCAGCTCGAGGACGATTATTTCGACATGATCGTCACCCTTGCCCCGGAAGCGCATCACGCGGCACTGGAACTCACCCGTTCCATGGCGGTGGATGTGGAATACTGGCCGACAGCGGACCCGACGGCCACCCGCGGCACGCGCGACCAGATCGTCGCGGCCTATCGCGACGTCCGCGACCATCTGGAAAGTCTCATCCGGCATCGTTTGCTTGGACAATCGCCGCGCAAGATGCCATAG
- a CDS encoding nitrate reductase, whose amino-acid sequence MPVETKTTCPYCGVGCGVIARVEATGAVSVKGDPDHPANFGRLCSKGSALAETIDLDGRLLTPHISGAPASWDAALDLVATTFADTIRQHGPDAVAIYVSGQLLTEDYYVANKLMKGFIGSANIDTNSRLCMSSSVAGHRRAFGSDTVPGTYADIELADLVVLTGSNLAWCHPVIYQRLATAKAARPQMKVVVIDPRRTATSDIADLHLSILPDGDTALFGGLLADLTAKNRLDRTFIEDHTQGFDAALSRVADLDTAGVAATTGLDVADIEAFYRLFAASERVVTCYSQGVNQSSSGSDKVNAIINCHLATGRIGRPGMGPFSLTGQPNAMGGREVGGLANMLAAHMAIESAGDRDTVQRFWQSPAIAERPGLKAVDLFHAVADGRVKAIWIMATNPVVSMPEADLVRAALAACPFVVVSDVMAETDTTAHAHVLLPSLGWGEKGGTVTNSERRISRQRAFLSAPGEAKADWWQMAQVARRMGFAAAFDFADPAAVFAEHAALSTFENEGNRDFDIGAHADIMADAYDALLPFQWPQPAGMAASGADSRFFAEGRFYHPDGRARFVPVIPARDRRTSTAYPFALNTGRIRDQWHTMTRTGKTARLTAHFAEPFVEIHPDDAEALDLTPADLVVLESPQGRAVLRALVTPRQKPGHLFAPMHWNDQFASAARIDALVPGLVDPVSGQPASKHVAVAAAKLDVGLYGFAISVEKPEISKFSSHPLAYHALARATGGWRMEFAAAPLTLGEEGEVQDRDWTGWSVETLGIPPGLEPLGYRDAVTGHIRLAFFDGEQLLGAVFLSPRPVAVARNWAIAQLGVVHSDLRRRFAVVAGRPGAEAVDPGATVCSCFNVGINQIVAAATGGCCTVEAIGKALNAGTNCGSCRAEIREILNGTRIAAAE is encoded by the coding sequence ATGCCCGTTGAGACCAAGACCACCTGTCCCTATTGCGGTGTCGGCTGCGGCGTGATAGCTCGCGTCGAGGCGACCGGCGCCGTTTCGGTGAAGGGCGATCCGGACCATCCCGCGAATTTCGGTCGGCTCTGCTCCAAGGGCTCGGCACTCGCCGAAACCATCGATCTCGACGGTCGGCTGCTCACCCCCCACATCTCCGGCGCGCCGGCGTCATGGGATGCGGCACTCGATCTGGTGGCCACGACTTTCGCCGACACCATCCGGCAGCATGGGCCGGATGCGGTCGCCATCTACGTCTCCGGCCAGCTCCTCACCGAGGATTATTATGTCGCCAACAAGCTGATGAAAGGGTTCATCGGCTCGGCGAACATCGATACCAATTCCCGCCTCTGCATGTCCTCCTCCGTTGCCGGCCACCGGCGCGCCTTCGGGTCGGATACGGTGCCGGGGACCTATGCGGATATCGAGCTTGCCGATCTCGTCGTGCTCACCGGCTCCAATCTCGCCTGGTGCCACCCGGTCATCTACCAGCGCCTCGCCACTGCCAAGGCCGCGCGGCCGCAGATGAAGGTTGTGGTCATCGATCCGCGCCGCACCGCGACGAGCGATATCGCCGACCTGCACCTCTCGATCCTCCCCGATGGCGACACGGCCTTGTTCGGCGGGCTGCTCGCCGATCTCACAGCGAAAAACAGGCTCGACCGGACCTTCATCGAGGATCACACGCAGGGCTTCGACGCCGCATTGTCCCGCGTCGCAGATCTCGACACCGCCGGCGTTGCCGCGACCACAGGGCTCGATGTTGCAGATATCGAAGCGTTCTACCGCCTGTTCGCCGCCAGCGAGCGCGTCGTCACCTGCTACAGCCAGGGGGTCAACCAGTCCTCCTCCGGCAGCGACAAGGTCAACGCCATCATCAATTGCCACCTTGCCACGGGCCGCATCGGCAGGCCCGGCATGGGGCCGTTCTCCCTGACCGGCCAGCCGAACGCCATGGGCGGACGCGAGGTCGGCGGCCTTGCCAACATGCTCGCGGCCCATATGGCCATCGAAAGCGCCGGGGATCGCGACACCGTCCAGCGCTTCTGGCAGTCGCCCGCCATCGCCGAAAGACCCGGCCTCAAGGCCGTCGATCTCTTCCACGCCGTTGCCGATGGCCGGGTGAAGGCGATCTGGATCATGGCGACCAACCCCGTCGTCTCCATGCCGGAGGCCGACCTCGTGCGGGCGGCGCTCGCCGCCTGTCCCTTCGTCGTTGTCTCCGATGTCATGGCCGAGACCGACACCACGGCCCATGCCCACGTCCTGCTGCCGTCGCTCGGCTGGGGCGAAAAGGGCGGGACGGTGACGAATTCCGAGCGCCGCATATCGCGCCAGAGGGCGTTTCTGAGTGCGCCGGGAGAGGCGAAAGCCGACTGGTGGCAGATGGCGCAGGTCGCCCGGCGGATGGGCTTTGCCGCCGCATTCGACTTCGCTGATCCGGCCGCCGTCTTTGCGGAGCACGCCGCGCTGTCCACCTTCGAGAACGAAGGGAACCGGGATTTCGACATCGGCGCCCATGCCGATATCATGGCGGATGCCTACGACGCGCTTTTGCCCTTCCAGTGGCCGCAGCCGGCCGGCATGGCGGCAAGCGGTGCCGACAGCCGCTTCTTCGCAGAGGGCCGTTTCTACCATCCGGATGGCCGGGCGCGCTTCGTACCCGTCATCCCTGCGCGGGATCGTCGCACGAGCACGGCGTATCCCTTCGCGCTCAATACCGGCCGCATCCGCGACCAGTGGCACACGATGACGCGCACCGGAAAGACGGCGCGCTTGACAGCCCATTTCGCAGAACCCTTCGTGGAGATTCATCCCGACGATGCGGAGGCACTGGATCTGACACCGGCAGACCTCGTGGTGCTGGAGAGCCCGCAGGGAAGGGCGGTGCTGCGCGCCCTCGTGACCCCGCGCCAGAAGCCGGGTCATCTTTTTGCGCCCATGCACTGGAACGACCAGTTCGCCTCTGCCGCCCGTATCGATGCGCTGGTGCCGGGGCTGGTTGACCCTGTGTCAGGCCAGCCCGCCTCCAAGCATGTGGCCGTCGCCGCTGCCAAGCTCGATGTCGGGCTCTACGGCTTTGCCATCTCGGTGGAGAAGCCCGAAATATCCAAGTTTTCCTCTCATCCTCTCGCCTATCACGCGCTCGCCCGGGCGACCGGTGGCTGGCGGATGGAGTTTGCGGCTGCACCCTTAACCCTCGGGGAGGAGGGCGAGGTGCAGGATCGCGACTGGACCGGGTGGAGTGTCGAAACGCTCGGCATTCCCCCCGGACTTGAACCTCTCGGCTACCGCGATGCCGTGACCGGCCATATCCGGCTGGCCTTCTTCGATGGCGAGCAGCTGCTCGGTGCCGTCTTCCTCAGCCCGCGCCCTGTAGCCGTCGCACGCAACTGGGCCATCGCCCAGCTCGGCGTCGTCCATTCCGATCTGCGCCGCCGCTTTGCGGTCGTCGCGGGCCGGCCGGGCGCGGAAGCGGTCGATCCCGGCGCAACGGTCTGTTCCTGCTTCAACGTGGGCATCAACCAGATCGTCGCGGCGGCGACCGGCGGATGCTGCACGGTCGAGGCCATCGGCAAAGCCCTCAATGCAGGCACCAATTGCGGCTCCTGCCGCGCAGAGATCAGGGAGATCCTCAATGGAACGCGTATCGCTGCTGCGGAGTGA
- a CDS encoding nucleoside deaminase, whose protein sequence is MPFASQPLTEADARLLRKTFDIARRAQTHGNMPFGALLTGPEGEVLIEMENGYFPDLDATAHAERLLATEASKRYREPFLATCTMYSSAEPCAMCAGAIYWTGIGRVVYGLSEHALKTLTGDHPDNPTMDLPSRTVFAAGQKAIAVTGPCLEDEAGDVHRGAWG, encoded by the coding sequence CTGCCTTTTGCAAGCCAACCTCTTACCGAAGCCGACGCCCGCCTCCTGCGAAAAACCTTCGACATCGCACGCCGTGCCCAGACCCACGGCAACATGCCCTTCGGCGCGCTTCTGACAGGCCCCGAAGGTGAGGTGCTGATCGAAATGGAAAACGGCTACTTCCCCGACCTCGACGCAACCGCCCATGCCGAACGCCTGCTTGCGACCGAAGCTTCCAAACGCTACCGCGAACCCTTCCTCGCCACATGCACCATGTATTCCTCGGCCGAACCCTGTGCCATGTGCGCCGGCGCCATCTACTGGACCGGCATCGGCCGCGTCGTCTACGGCCTCTCCGAACACGCCCTGAAAACCCTCACCGGAGACCACCCCGACAACCCCACCATGGACCTCCCCTCCCGCACCGTCTTCGCCGCGGGACAGAAAGCGATTGCGGTCACAGGCCCGTGTCTCGAGGACGAGGCCGGCGACGTACACAGAGGGGCTTGGGGCTGA
- a CDS encoding UPF0262 family protein — protein sequence MSQLPAYRLCDVVLDETIGRSTPDVEHERAVAIFDLIEENSFEPLGHEGGPYRLKLSLMDSKLVLVVTTEAGGDVITHILSLTPFRRIVRDYFMICESYYEAIRSSTPSQIEAIDMGRRGIHNEGSQTLMDRLSGKIKLDFDTARRLFTLVCVLYWRG from the coding sequence ATGAGCCAGCTACCCGCTTATCGCCTGTGCGACGTGGTGCTGGACGAAACGATCGGCCGCTCGACGCCCGATGTGGAGCATGAGCGAGCGGTCGCGATCTTCGACCTGATCGAAGAGAACAGTTTCGAGCCGCTCGGTCACGAGGGCGGCCCCTACCGGCTGAAACTGTCGCTGATGGACAGCAAGCTCGTGCTCGTCGTGACCACGGAGGCCGGTGGCGACGTCATCACCCATATTCTGTCGCTGACGCCGTTCCGGCGGATCGTGCGCGATTACTTCATGATCTGCGAGAGCTATTACGAGGCGATCCGCAGCTCGACGCCGAGCCAGATCGAGGCGATCGACATGGGGCGGCGCGGCATTCACAACGAAGGCTCGCAAACGCTGATGGATCGCCTTTCGGGCAAGATCAAGCTCGACTTCGATACGGCACGCCGGCTTTTTACCCTCGTCTGCGTGCTCTACTGGCGGGGATAG
- a CDS encoding Maf-like protein translates to MANDQTLILASGSPRRVELLAQVGIEPKRLMPMDLDESPRRTEHPRSLAWRLSVEKARAAAAVLKGMDEARGAYLLAADTVVSVGRRILQKPESVGEATAALTLLSGRSHRVYTGICLITPDGSVRQKVVDTKVRFRRLTSHDIESYLASGQWRGKAGGYAIQGIAGSFVVKLVGSYTNVVGLPLTETVALLSGEGFNVHDAWLEG, encoded by the coding sequence ATGGCAAACGATCAGACGCTTATTCTGGCATCCGGCTCGCCGCGCCGGGTCGAACTTCTCGCTCAGGTCGGTATCGAACCCAAACGCCTGATGCCGATGGATCTCGACGAGTCCCCGCGGCGCACCGAGCACCCGCGTTCGCTTGCCTGGAGGCTTTCCGTCGAGAAGGCGCGAGCCGCCGCAGCCGTGCTCAAGGGTATGGACGAGGCACGCGGTGCTTATCTGCTCGCGGCCGATACCGTCGTCAGTGTCGGCCGGCGTATCCTGCAGAAACCCGAGAGCGTCGGCGAGGCCACGGCGGCATTGACGCTTCTCTCCGGCCGCAGCCACAGGGTCTATACCGGCATCTGCCTCATCACTCCGGATGGCTCCGTGCGGCAGAAGGTCGTGGACACGAAGGTCCGTTTTCGCCGCCTCACCTCGCACGATATCGAGAGCTACCTCGCCTCCGGCCAGTGGCGCGGCAAGGCGGGCGGCTATGCCATTCAGGGCATCGCGGGCAGCTTTGTCGTGAAACTCGTCGGCTCCTATACCAATGTCGTCGGCCTCCCCCTGACCGAAACCGTTGCCCTCCTCTCCGGCGAGGGCTTCAACGTGCATGACGCCTGGCTCGAAGGATGA
- a CDS encoding amidohydrolase family protein — MTIDLVIRNARLPGRDAVTDIAFENGVIAGIADGTARAFVCDSPERDAKGNLLCRGLVETHLHLDKAGIIGRCTLCTGTLAEAVAETSRAKAAFTQADVYARAAAVVEQAVVNGTNRIRTFVEIDGRAGFRSFEAIKQVRIDYRALIDIEICAFAQEGLTNDPGTLEMLDAALRSGADLVGGCPYTDPDPRAHVAAIFDLAERHGVPVDFHLDFDLDPEGSNLPTVIAETLRRGYQGRVSVGHVTKLSALPPEAFTEVARKIADAGIAVTVLPATDLFLTGRAATHLVPRGVTPAHRLASLGVLTTISTNNVLNPFTPFGDVSLLRMANLYANVAQLGTEQALAGVFDMITVNAERLLGLNALPPAIGDPATLVLLSAPSAAQAIAGPATATAAWKNGRQTFERPLPQLFRPIPTA; from the coding sequence ATGACCATCGATCTCGTGATCCGCAATGCCCGCCTGCCGGGAAGAGACGCTGTCACCGATATCGCCTTCGAAAACGGCGTGATCGCCGGCATCGCCGATGGCACGGCACGAGCCTTCGTCTGCGATTCGCCGGAGCGCGATGCGAAAGGCAACCTCCTTTGCCGTGGCCTTGTCGAAACCCACCTGCATCTCGACAAGGCCGGCATCATCGGCCGATGCACGCTTTGCACAGGCACGCTGGCGGAGGCGGTTGCGGAGACCTCGCGCGCCAAGGCTGCCTTCACGCAGGCTGACGTGTACGCCCGGGCCGCTGCGGTGGTGGAGCAGGCGGTTGTCAACGGAACGAACCGTATCCGCACCTTCGTGGAGATCGACGGACGCGCCGGCTTCCGCTCCTTCGAGGCGATCAAGCAGGTGCGGATCGACTATCGCGCGCTTATCGACATCGAGATCTGCGCCTTCGCGCAGGAAGGCCTGACCAACGATCCGGGCACGCTGGAGATGCTGGACGCGGCTCTGCGGTCCGGCGCCGATCTCGTTGGCGGCTGCCCCTATACCGATCCCGATCCGCGGGCGCATGTCGCCGCCATCTTCGACCTTGCCGAACGCCACGGCGTACCCGTCGATTTCCACCTGGATTTCGATCTCGACCCCGAAGGCTCCAACCTGCCGACGGTCATCGCCGAGACGCTGCGGCGCGGCTACCAGGGCCGGGTCTCCGTCGGTCACGTTACCAAACTGTCCGCGCTGCCGCCGGAGGCATTTACGGAGGTCGCCCGGAAGATCGCGGACGCCGGCATCGCCGTCACCGTCCTTCCGGCGACCGATCTCTTCCTCACCGGCCGCGCCGCGACGCATCTCGTTCCCCGTGGCGTCACGCCGGCCCATCGCCTTGCAAGCCTCGGCGTGCTCACCACCATTTCCACCAATAATGTGCTGAACCCGTTCACCCCGTTCGGCGACGTCTCGCTGCTGCGAATGGCCAATCTCTACGCAAATGTTGCGCAACTGGGCACGGAGCAGGCTCTCGCAGGCGTTTTCGATATGATCACGGTCAACGCGGAACGCCTGCTCGGCCTGAACGCTCTGCCGCCGGCCATTGGCGATCCCGCCACCCTCGTCCTCCTGTCTGCCCCCTCCGCCGCGCAGGCCATAGCCGGTCCGGCAACGGCCACGGCCGCCTGGAAGAACGGCCGACAGACCTTCGAGCGCCCGCTACCCCAACTCTTCCGTCCTATCCCGACAGCCTGA
- a CDS encoding gamma-glutamyltransferase family protein: MVTSPHARASDAGARMLREGGNALEACIATGAAIAVLYPHFCGLGGDAVWIVADPDGRRTCFLGIGQAARQLPARSGDEAGIPLRGAGSALTSACLVDSWGHAHAYSAQHWGGTRTFASLLDDAIGFAKDGFPVTASQAFWLDFRKAEAAGWPGFAEVFMPGGAAPEVGAIFRQPQLARTLERLAADGPRAFYEGPLAQAIADGLHAAGSPLTAADLAATRTREEAPASLVYRGVELLAPPPPTQGVTTLAIMGILAHFDLGALDVGSADHLHLCVEAVKQAFLDRRGLADPDASAQRVDALLDPGHLAGRAQAIDIARAQAWPHVFRTGDTVFFGATDASGRSVSVLQSTYFDWGSGVVVGDTGILWQNRGAAFSLDPGHPNVLAPGKRPFYTLNPGMGLRNGRPELIYGTQGADGQPQTLAMLLTRLIDFGENPAEALAGPRFLLGKTFSDSRDSLKLEADAGEAVFETLAARGHLLSPLPAQSPIAGQAGVIRLNADGTLDGAHDPRGDGIAIAVNEDMSPAK; encoded by the coding sequence ATGGTCACCAGTCCTCATGCACGGGCGAGCGACGCGGGCGCACGCATGTTGCGCGAGGGCGGCAATGCGCTGGAGGCCTGTATCGCAACCGGCGCGGCCATCGCCGTGCTCTACCCGCATTTCTGCGGTCTCGGCGGCGATGCCGTCTGGATCGTCGCGGACCCCGACGGGCGTCGGACATGCTTTCTCGGGATCGGGCAGGCAGCGCGGCAGTTGCCCGCGCGAAGCGGAGACGAAGCCGGCATTCCCCTTCGCGGGGCGGGCTCGGCGCTGACCAGCGCCTGTTTGGTCGATAGCTGGGGGCATGCGCACGCCTACTCGGCGCAGCATTGGGGCGGAACGCGAACCTTTGCCAGCCTGCTGGACGATGCCATCGGTTTTGCGAAAGACGGATTTCCGGTAACGGCATCGCAGGCCTTCTGGCTCGACTTCCGAAAGGCGGAGGCGGCGGGTTGGCCGGGTTTTGCCGAGGTGTTCATGCCGGGCGGCGCGGCGCCGGAGGTCGGCGCGATCTTTCGCCAGCCGCAGCTCGCGCGCACCCTCGAACGGCTGGCGGCGGATGGACCGCGCGCCTTTTACGAGGGGCCGCTGGCGCAGGCGATTGCAGACGGGCTGCATGCGGCCGGGTCGCCGCTGACGGCGGCGGATCTCGCGGCAACGCGAACGCGGGAAGAGGCACCGGCAAGCCTCGTCTATCGCGGGGTCGAGCTTCTGGCCCCGCCGCCGCCGACGCAAGGCGTGACGACGCTGGCCATCATGGGCATTCTCGCGCATTTCGACCTTGGCGCGCTCGACGTCGGCAGCGCCGATCATCTGCATCTCTGCGTCGAGGCGGTGAAGCAGGCTTTTCTCGACCGGCGCGGGCTTGCCGATCCCGATGCGAGCGCGCAGCGGGTCGATGCGCTTCTCGATCCCGGCCATCTCGCCGGGCGGGCGCAGGCCATCGACATCGCGCGGGCGCAGGCCTGGCCGCATGTGTTTCGCACCGGCGACACCGTGTTCTTCGGCGCGACGGACGCCTCGGGGCGTAGCGTCAGCGTGCTCCAGAGCACTTATTTCGACTGGGGAAGCGGCGTGGTCGTCGGCGATACCGGCATTCTCTGGCAAAACCGGGGTGCCGCCTTCTCGCTCGATCCCGGTCACCCCAATGTGCTCGCGCCGGGCAAGCGGCCCTTCTACACGCTCAACCCCGGCATGGGCCTGCGCAACGGGCGTCCGGAACTGATCTATGGTACGCAAGGCGCCGACGGGCAGCCGCAGACGCTGGCCATGCTTCTCACCCGGCTGATCGATTTCGGGGAAAATCCGGCAGAGGCGCTTGCCGGGCCGCGCTTCCTGCTCGGCAAGACCTTCTCCGACAGCCGCGACAGCCTGAAGCTCGAAGCGGATGCGGGTGAGGCCGTCTTCGAGACCCTCGCCGCTCGCGGCCATCTGTTGTCGCCCCTGCCCGCGCAGAGCCCGATCGCCGGACAGGCCGGCGTCATCCGCTTGAACGCGGATGGCACGCTCGACGGCGCGCATGATCCGCGTGGGGATGGCATCGCCATCGCTGTCAACGAGGATATGTCGCCGGCTAAATAG
- the infA gene encoding translation initiation factor IF-1, protein MAKEEVLEFPGVVTELLPNATFRVKLENEHEIIAHTAGRMRKNRIRVLAGDKVLVEMTPYDLTKGRITYRFK, encoded by the coding sequence ATGGCGAAAGAAGAAGTCCTCGAATTCCCGGGCGTCGTAACCGAACTGCTCCCCAATGCGACGTTCCGCGTCAAGCTGGAGAACGAACACGAAATCATCGCTCACACGGCCGGCCGCATGCGCAAGAACCGTATTCGCGTTCTCGCTGGTGACAAGGTGCTCGTGGAAATGACTCCCTACGACCTGACCAAGGGCCGCATCACCTACCGCTTCAAATAA
- the nirD gene encoding nitrite reductase small subunit NirD, with the protein METKTIRESDAGGFENGFGVNWVDIGTIHDIPLRGARCVRTPQGRIAVFRTADDQVFAMEDRCPHKAGPLSQGIVHGTSVTCPLHNMVISLETGQAQGADEGEVRTIPIRNRDGLLSIAVDNLSLLVAAE; encoded by the coding sequence ATGGAAACGAAGACCATCCGGGAAAGCGATGCAGGCGGTTTCGAGAACGGCTTTGGCGTGAACTGGGTCGATATCGGCACGATTCACGACATTCCCTTGCGCGGCGCCCGCTGCGTGCGCACGCCGCAGGGTCGCATCGCCGTATTCCGCACGGCGGACGATCAGGTTTTTGCGATGGAGGACCGCTGCCCCCACAAGGCCGGCCCCCTGTCGCAGGGCATCGTCCACGGCACCTCCGTCACCTGCCCGCTGCACAACATGGTGATCTCGCTCGAAACCGGCCAGGCGCAGGGTGCCGACGAGGGCGAGGTTCGCACCATCCCGATCCGCAACCGCGATGGTCTCCTGTCGATCGCGGTGGACAATCTGAGCCTGCTCGTCGCGGCCGAGTAG